In Oncorhynchus tshawytscha isolate Ot180627B linkage group LG01, Otsh_v2.0, whole genome shotgun sequence, the genomic stretch ATAATATTATAGTATACTATATCGTATTCACATTCTCACTCATTCAGCATTTAGCAAGTACAAAGTAGCAAATAACAAAACTAAATGTATTGATTGCCATGATCATGTTGTTGTAATTATACTACATAGCTGTTAACAGAGGGAATAAACATGTCACACTGTGACTATCACACCATTCCATACAActctaatatacactgctcaaaaaataaagggaacacgaaaataacacatcctagatctgaatgaatgaaatattcttattaattacttttttctttacatagttgaatgtgctgacaacaaaatcaaacaaaaattatcaatggaaatcaaattcatcaacccatagaggtctggatttggagtcacactcaaaattaaagtggaaaaccacactacaggctgatccaactttgatgtaatgtcctgaaaacaagtcaaaatgaggctcagtagtgtgtgtggcctccacgtgcctgtatgacctccctacaacacctgggcatgctcctgatgaggtggcggatggtctcctgaggcatctccttccagacctggactaaagtatccgccaactcctggacagtctgtggtgcaacgtggcgttggtggatggagcgagacatgatgtcccagatgtgctcaattggattcaggtctggggaacgggcgggccagtccatagcatcaatgccttcctcttgcaggaactgctgacacactccagccacatatggtctagcattgtcttgaattaggaggaacccagggccaactgcaccagcatatggtctcacaaaggggtctgaggatctcatctcggtacctaatggcagtcaggctacctctagcaagcacatggagggctgtgcggccaccCAAAGAAattccaccccacaccatgactgacccaccgccaaaccggtcatgctggaggatgttgcaggcagcagaacgttctccacggcgtctccagactctgtcacgtctgtcacgtgctcagtgtgaacctgctttcatctgtgaagagctcAGGGccccagtggcgaatttgccaatcttggtgttctctggcaaatgccaaacatcctgcacggtgttgggctgtaagcacaacccccacctgtggacgtcgggccctcataccaccctcatggagtctgtttctgaccgtttgagcagacacatgcacatttgtggcccgCTGGAGTTCATTTTGCAGGGCTtgggcagtgctcctcctgctcctccttgcacaaaggcagaggtagcggtcctgctgctgggttgttgccctcctacggcctcctccacgtctcctgatgtactggcctgtctcctggtagcgcctccatgctctggacactacgctgacagacacatctaaccttcttgccacagctcgcattgatgtgccatcctggatgaactgcactacctgagccacttgtgtgggttgtagactccgtctcatgctaccactagagtgaaagatccgccagcattcaaaagtgaccaaaacatcagccaggaagcataggaactgagaagtggtctgtggttatcgcctgcagaaccactcctttattgggggtgtcttgctaattgcctataatttccacctgttgtctattccatttgcacaacagcatgtgaaatttattgttaatcagtgttgcttcctaagtggacagtttgatttcacagaagtgtgattgacttggagttacattgtgttgtttaagtgttccctttatttttttgagcattgTATTTTGCTATAACAAGCACATCTTGTACTCACACATGTCTATAACCAGTGAGAGTTTGGAAACAAAAAGTGACATTCTGTGATTCAAAGAACAGTCAAATGGCTGACCCGTTACTTGGTATAGAGAGAATGGATGGTGTAGGGAAACGTAAcacctctcaaattcatagacagtgcTCTAACGGTCTATGACAACCACATGATAATGTTTGACTTATTTTAAAGcaatatacattgtttgtttacatccatgttgtTTGTTGAGTAATACAACCTCTTTGGTTATACAAGAGAATCAATTATAAATTATTTTCTCCAAGAATAATTGAAAGAATTTCAAAGAATTTAAATGACCGCTGAACAGACTCCCAGATCTTAGACTATCTTAACGAAACACTTCAAAGGATTTGACAATTATGGAACTATcattcatgtttaataatgacTCCTGAGAGAAAAGAATGTGTACACCTGTTTTATTGACAACAAACCACATCAACATTGTCTGCAACAAGTAACTAAACTTTAATTTTACAGCAAAAAATCATCTtcataaagtatttgattttaccATAAACATTTTTCAGTTAGGTTGCTGACACTACGCAGTAGAATGCTTGTTTCAGTTGATAGTTTGATGTATTTAACAGGTCCTTATGGAGCACACAGAGGGATATCTCCTTCCACATAATTCATCATTCCAGGCATGTTTACCTTAAGAGGAAACACAGAATAGAAATGGCCTCTCAAATCAATTCCGATATAAACACAAAAATTcaaataaaagtgtgtgtgtgtcagatttaTTTGTTATACTTACTATGAATAACGTTTAATTTGATGAATGGATCAGTGAATGATAGTGGGCTTACTGTACCTCCAAAGTTCATCTGAACACATGGCTCTCTGGCACCGTTATAGTTATTGGGCTCGTCTTTCGCCCAGTTCTGGTGATCAAATGTAGATCCGTCACTCCAGAACCATAGCCTGTCCTGTGAGGAAGAACTGAGGTCTCAGTATCAAAGAAATCACATATAACTAGAACACAACCGtttaaagatggaatccgcagTAGGGGGAAACAGCACCACTGACCGCCACACCAACATTGTTATTGATTTTGTTGCCAAGTTGAGGAGCGTTGAGCAGCATGTTAAAAAATGGTGGTACATCATGTGCCCTTCTATCACACGTGCAATGATGTCTGAAGGGAAAAAGAGTGTTGTTGTTtgcagtagtttatatgttgttTTTGACATCATT encodes the following:
- the LOC121847444 gene encoding ladderlectin-like — protein: MLLGRKLTSVQNTVKYLGANLASVHSSEESQFLQAVVLIKTGDFPLTWIGGYDAVQANVEKDRLWFWSDGSTFDHQNWAKDEPNNYNGAREPCVQMNFGGKHAWNDELCGRRYPSVCSIRTC